In Salvia miltiorrhiza cultivar Shanhuang (shh) chromosome 4, IMPLAD_Smil_shh, whole genome shotgun sequence, the DNA window ATAAGTTGCGACTGAAGGAAGCACGCCAGCTCCAATCATCTCATCAAACACTTTCCTCGACTTCTCAACCTCACCTGTCACACCAAACCCATGAATCACTGTTGTGTAGGTCACAACGTCAATCTCAAGTTTTCTCTTCTTCATTTGCAAGAAAAACTCCCACCCTTCATTAATCTGCCCGGCTCTAAAATAACCCTTAAGTAATATATTATATGTTGTCAATGTTGGCTCCACACCCCTTTCAATCATCTCCTTCATAACTTCTAATGCTCGTGGTGTTTGCTTCTTTAAACAAAACCCATTTGCGATAATATTGTAACTGACCACATCAGCTCTAAACCTTCCCCGAAATACTTTAAACTGCCCATATGCCATCTCTGCTCGTTTTGACTTACACAATACATCAAGCAATGCATTAAATGAATACAAATCTTGTTGGCAGCCATATTCGTGCATAGACATAAATATCTTCACAGCCTTATCAGCCTTTCCAGCAGAGACGTACCGTTCCATCATAATAGCAAATGTTTTTGGGGAGGGGCCCAATCTCATGGATCTCATCTTGCATACAAGGGTCCACATAGCTTTGTAGTCTCGTATTCGTGCAGCGATGTCGATAGCATGGTCAAAAGCAATAGCTGAATGGGAATAAGATGGGTGGTCTTCAACAAGTTTAAAGAATTGGAGGGCTTTAAGGCCATGGTTCCAGAGGCGTTTAAGAATTGCTTGGACTAAACCTGGAGTCCACGGAGAAACAGTGTTGATGCATTGGGCTAGTGACTCTGGATTGTTTGATTTGAGTAATAGATTAGTGATGGTGACAGGGTCTGGTAACAGGAATGGAGAGTTGCTGGACGGGGGATTCTGCAGAGTTTTAAGGTTATTGACTTTGGAAGCTCTGTTGAGTAGGCTCATTATTTGGTTTGAAGTTTGAAGGACATAGACATTGGTTGAGAAAGGATATGATTCAAGTGCAGTAGAAGAGATTTAAACCTGCCCAAAGGAATATTTACAAACGTATCTATCAGCCAAACAAAACAAATACCAAGAAAATTATACTATATAAGTGACAACATGTCTCGATTTTCTTCGGCCCTAACATCAACCTTCAGTTTTAGTAATAGCAAATTTTCAATGGTTTGTAACTAACATTTGGCATTTGATGACATAAAATCAAACACTAGCACGAGATTCTTAAAAGTCTCCAAGAACATTATTTCAAGCTATCAaaactataaaatattataaaatcaaatttataacgaaaaaggaaattcaAAAATCGAACTTCTAAATGACACAAATAACCTGCCGGCTTATCTACAATACCGGAAATTGGGCGTTGGAAACTGCTTCTACTGCGGAGTCGGCGGACGGAGGCGGGGCGGGGAAGGCTAGGCGTGGGCCTTGGAAACTGCTTCTACATGAACCAAAATGCTTTCTACATATTTTTTCTACTTTAAAACACCTTCCTCAACATCACCCACATACAAAAATCATATCTTGACGGCGGTGGCAGTCATAGCAAGGTGGTTCGTCGCCAGGAAAAAAAACGAAGGAGAAAAGAGAAGAGATTTGAGAGACAAGAGAGTAGGATTCGGGATTTTTGTTTCTAGCGTGATttaacagagagagagagatgggtgtCGAGCTGCTGATGCGAATTGCGAGAGAGACGAGAGTAGAGATGGAGGCGTTAACATGAGGAGAAGGAGCTGGAAGATGGGAATTTAGAAGAGGAATTTCAGAGTGGAGGATGGGAGGAAgaagtaattaaaaaataaaaacattagttTCATTTCATAGAATGAGAAATGGGTCATTATCTTCTTGTGGGCTTAATGAATAAGTTTGGTGTATCGGGCTAAGTATGTTAacaatagaaaattaattaagcCCAAAACTTTTATAGCTAGTTTAATTTGAGAATGGCTGCCTTAAATTAACTAAGTAAATACATAAGAATTTTCCTTCTATTCCGAAAACATGGGATTAAAAACTTTgtgtaaaaaaaattcattgtGATCCAAAATGTATTAGTAAAATCGAATCCAGTCGAATCCAAATAATTGattttaagtttacttgtgATCCAAAATCGAGtccaaataattttttcttgtgATCCAAAAGCTTTTGAAAAGAATTTTTCTCATGTCCAAATAATTGATTTTAAGTTTACTTAGGCCCTTGCAAAgtattattctataattttattttacatatttaGGTGCAACGCGATTAAGAcgcctattttatttaaattgttcAAGTAACTTTCAAAGTCCAGGTTTAAGGTGTGAGATTTCAATTAATTcatattgttaatttaattattgttcattttaaaattatgtgttATGCATTATGTATCACTAGGAACCTTAAATATGGTCCAAAGACGTTATAATCCTTGGGATATCACAATGCGATTTGGAGTTTATGTTGATGTTTCTCTAGGGGGACCATAAATAAGTTTCAGAATATTAGTCTTTGGTATGCCACCATGTGAATTGAAGTTATGCATGTTATGACCATATGTGTTACTATTTCATTAATTTGAACAATTCTTGCATAATATCTTACATTGAGTGTACTTTTGTCTGTTTATCTCATTTTTAACATTTTCGAGTATTTGAGTTCGTGGGTGTGTGACGAAGCCCaagttttatgtttttttttcccCAGTTGTCTAGGTCTAAATTTGGGGTGATACACTGATGATGCAACAAGGCATGAAGAGGACGAAAAAGGGCAAGGTGATTTATGTGAAAGACATGGAGCTGGGATACGATTGCACCCAAGGTCAAGATATGATTGAACTTGCGATTGGAATAACTTATAAATGAAGTTGCTTAAGTGAAGGCATCAAGACTTATTCAAGTACCCACACAATTCAATAGCTTCAAGTTTACTTGGGCCAGAGGTAGAAGCTCGTGGTCAAACGGTGAATGAAAGAAAAGATCAAacgacactacaaaaaaaatgtcGATTTAGCGgcgaaaattaccgacggcagcGCCGCCGCCGGTGATTACCGATGGCTCACCGACGGCGGAGCGGACGACCCGTGTTTGTCAAAATAGCGGCGgcgttaccgacggcaatacTGTCGCCGGTGATtaccggcggcggcgccgccggtagcaataatatgaattaatttatatatgtaaatagGTTACCGGCGGCATCCGCCGCCGGTGGGGTCCGGCAATAGAAACACCGTCGTCCGGCCACAGTTACCGGCGGTGTTAccgccgccgctaatcaccggcggtgtgtgccgccggtaatctgctaaattttttttttttttttccttctgttcattttgtttttgttattttttcgtTTTCAGCATTGAGTAattaagaatgctaatttgattagtaagaatcttataattataacttaaaaatgctaatttgattagtgattcactcatcaatcatcactaattcaagattattactaagaattcaagattcttagtaagaatcttataattataacttaagaatgctaatttgattagtgattcactcatcaatcatcactaatccaagattattactaagaattcaagattcttagtaagaatcttataattataacttaagaatgctaatttgattagtgattcactcatcaatcatcactaatccaagattattactaagaattcaagattcttagtaagaatcttataattataacttaagaatgttaatttgattagtgattcactcatcaatcatcactaatccaagattattactaagaattcaagattcttagtaagaatcttataattataacttaagaatgttaatttgattagtgattcactcatcaatcatcactaatccaagattattactaggggtggaaaatcgggtacccgcgggtaccctacccgcgggacgaaaactgccgaaaacggcaccctcacccgaccctcttccccgatgcgggtacccgaatacccgcagcggatacccgctgcgggtatgagggtaccctcacagtcctgcgattttttttaattgtaattttgcgggtttttggtccccctggagggtatttcgtcccgcGAGAGGGTAATTCgtcccgcatttcacaaaaaaattgaaaatatcctttCTATTTCATCAATTATCCATAAAAGAGATGAAAAATTAGGGCTATGAGGAGTTTTGGGGATTTGGGGGTTAATTCCTAAAAGtaaaatctaataaaattatttaattttaattttataatgttaTTTGCGGGTaatgcgggtatccgcgggtatacCCGAGGGTACCCTCTACCCGCAATTTTTGAGGATGcgatacccgcacccgaccctccacccaaattttgcgggtatcggatacccgatacccgcgcgggtatcgggacgggtgagggtatacccgatacccgcaacccgattttccacccctaattattactaagaattcaagattcttaggaagaatcttataattataacttaagaatgttaatttgattagtgattcactcatcaatcatcactaatccaaaattattactaagaattcaagattcttagtaagaatcttataa includes these proteins:
- the LOC131023849 gene encoding pentatricopeptide repeat-containing protein At1g74900, mitochondrial-like — encoded protein: MSLLNRASKVNNLKTLQNPPSSNSPFLLPDPVTITNLLLKSNNPESLAQCINTVSPWTPGLVQAILKRLWNHGLKALQFFKLVEDHPSYSHSAIAFDHAIDIAARIRDYKAMWTLVCKMRSMRLGPSPKTFAIMMERYVSAGKADKAVKIFMSMHEYGCQQDLYSFNALLDVLCKSKRAEMAYGQFKVFRGRFRADVVSYNIIANGFCLKKQTPRALEVMKEMIERGVEPTLTTYNILLKGYFRAGQINEGWEFFLQMKKRKLEIDVVTYTTVIHGFGVTGEVEKSRKVFDEMIGAGVLPSVATYTALIQVLCKKDCVENAIIVFEDMLMKGYVPNATTYNVIIRGLCHAEKIDMAIEYMDKMKDDCEPTIQTFNVVIRYCCEDGKIEKALEIFDKMNGGSCLPNLDTYNILIGSMFVRKKSDDLLVAGKLLIEMVGRGFVPRRLTFNRVLNGLMLTGNQGFAQEILRLQSTCGSLPRHFRL